The proteins below are encoded in one region of Sminthopsis crassicaudata isolate SCR6 chromosome 1, ASM4859323v1, whole genome shotgun sequence:
- the RPS15 gene encoding small ribosomal subunit protein uS19 encodes MAEVEQKKKRTFRKFTYRGVDLDQLLDMSYEQLMQLYSARQRRRLNRGLRRKQHSLLKRLRKAKKEAPPMEKPEVVKTHLRDMIILPEMVGSMVGVYNGKTFNQVEIKPEMIGHYLGEFSITYKPVKHGRPGIGATHSSRFIPLK; translated from the exons ATG GCGGAAGTGGAGCAGAAGAAGAAGCGAACCTTCCGGAAGTTCACCTACCGCGGCGTGGACCTGGATCAGCTGCTGGACATGTCCTA TGAACAACTCATGCAGTTGTACAGTGCTCGACAGCGTCGGAGACTCAACCGGGGTCTGCGGCGCAAGCAGCACTCCCTCCTGAAGCGCCTGAGGAAGGCCAAGAAGGAGGCACCCCCCATGGAAAAGCCAGAGGTGGTGAAGACTCACCTTCGAGACATGATCATCCTGCCCGAGATGGTGGGGAGCATGGTAGGCGTCTATAACGGCAAGACCTTCAATCAGGTAGAAATTAAG CCCGAGATGATTGGACACTACTTgggagaattctctatcacctatAAGCCTGTGAAACATGGTCGGCCGGGTATTGGAGCTACCCACTCCTCTCGCTTCATCCCTCTCAAGTAA